In Sylvia atricapilla isolate bSylAtr1 chromosome 25, bSylAtr1.pri, whole genome shotgun sequence, a genomic segment contains:
- the LOC136371508 gene encoding glutathione S-transferase 2-like — protein sequence MVVTLGYWDIRGLAHAIRLLLEYTETPYQERQYRPGPAPDYDPSDWTNEKEKLGLDFPNLPYLIDGPTKLTQSNAIVRYIARKHNLCGETEEEKQRVDVLENQLMDVRMDFARLCYDPDFEKLKPAYLEQLPKKLQELSRFLGSRPWFAGQKLTFVDFLAYDVLDRLHMFVPECPELKGNLAQFLQRFEALDKISAYMRSGRFMKAPVFFRTAKWSSTKE from the exons ATGGTGGTCACGCTGGGGTACTGGGACATCCGTGGG CTGGCCCACGCGATCCGCCTGCTGCTAGAGTACACAGAGACGCCCTACCAGGAGCGCCAGTACCGCCCTGGCCCAG cccctgacTATGATCCGAGCGACTGGACCAACGAGAAGGAGAAACTGGGGCTCGACTTTCCCAAC CTGCCCTATCTCATCGACGGCCCCACCAAGCTGACACAGAGCAACGCGATCGTGCGCTACATCGCCCGCAAGCACAACCTGT GTGGTGAGAcggaggaggagaagcagcgCGTGGACGTGCTGGAAAACCAGCTCATGGATGTGAGGATGGACTTTGCCAGGCTCTGCTACGACCCTGACTTT GAGAAGCTGAAGCCGGCgtacctggagcagctgcccaagaagctgcaggagctgtcgCGGTTCCTGGGCTCCCGGCCCTGGTTTGCGGGGCAGAAG CTCACCTTCGTGGACTTCCTGGCGTATGACGTGCTGGACCGGCTACACATGTTCGTGCCTGAGTGCCCGGAGCTGAAGGGAAACCTGGCCCAGTTCCTGCAGCGCTTCGAG GCCCTGGACAAGATCTCTGCCTACATGCGCTCGGGGCGCTTCATGAAAGCCCCGGTTTTCTTCCGCACTGCGAAGTGGAGCAGCACCAAGGAGTGA